The Candidatus Hydrogenedentota bacterium genomic sequence ACTTCGGCGAGGCTTTGATGAGGGACGGCATTTCCCGCATCATAAACGGAGACATTGAGCAGATTTCGCTTCGGCGGGCGCTCCATTTCCTCCGCGTCCTTTGTGCCTCTGTGTGAGTTTCCCCAATCGTCGTATTGTCCGGCGATTCGGCTTATCTCTCTATGTTTGAAGGAGATGCGGCGCGGGAGTAGACTTAATGCCGATTCTGCACCAGCAATATGTTCAACGAGGGGAGTCTTGTGATGAAGAAACGTATAATCTCAGCCGCCACCATAGGTGCGGGCTCCATCGCGCAGCACTGCCACATGCCGGGTTATGCCAGGAGCCCTCATGCGGAGTTGACCGCGTTCGCTGACCCCGACCCTGCGCGCCACAGGGAAATCAAGAAACTCTTCCCCGCGGCACGGGGATACAAGACGCATGAAGAGATGTTCGCCAACGAAAAGTTGGATGTCGTCAGCATATGCACCCCGAACAAGTTCCATGCTGAAGGCGTGTTCGCGGCTCTCGATGCGGGCTGCCACGTGCTCTGCGAAAAGCCCATGGCCACGACACTTGACGATGCACGCAAAATGGACGCAGCTGCAAAGAAAGCCCGAAAACTGCTCATGATCGGGTTTACGCACCGGACATTCGCGGGAAACAAGCAGTGCAAGGAGATACTGACGAAACGCGGGCTGGGAAAACCGTTTATGGTCCGTCTCCGCTTCGCTCACGGGGGCCCGTTCCCTGGATGGGCCAAGAACGACTGGTTCTACAACAAGGACCTCGCCGCGGGAGGAGCTCTTCTCGACATGGGCATACACGCCATCGATTTGGCCCTGTGGCTCATGGGACCGATCAGGGCCGTTACGGCCAAGACAGCCGCTATTGTGAAACGGATCGAGGTCGACGACAACGCCTTGATGTTGCTGGAGTTTGCCAGCGGCGCGCTTGGGTATATCGAAGTCGGCTGGACCAGCAAACCGGGATTCACGGGGTTCGAGGTGTACGGCACCAAGGGCTCGCTGATTTGCGATTACAACAAGGGGCTCCAGCTCTGCGGCGGCAAAGCTTCCGCGGGAGAGGACAGCGTGTCCGAGTGGAAAGTGCTCGACAAGAACCCCGCCGTGGGCGGGTGGCCCGCGGAAATGGTCGAGTGGCTCGAGATCCTGCGCGGCAAACGCCGCCTTACCATGACCGGTCAGGACGGCATCAACGCATTGGCCGTTGCCTTGGCCGCCTACAAGTCCAGCAAGACGGGGCGCCGCGTGGAAGTCGGTTAGGCACGCACGCGCCATAGCCACAACCTGAACGGAGAAACGCATGAGCTTCAAAGCGAAGGCTGAATGGTCCGTGTTGGCAGTGATCGTCACGGTCTTGGGGTGTGCCGCTGGACCCATTTACCGGCCGGGGCAGGAATACCGCACGCTCAGCGGCGCCGAATACGAGCTCGCCGTGCAGAAGAACGGCCGCGTGGACGTTATGCTGCGCTCGGGACAAGTGGTCTTTGCCAACGCTCAGCCAATGGTCTGGTATGCGGATAAAAAGGGATTGGAGCCGCTGCCGATCAAAGGCCGGGCTACCGTTCGGGAACAAGTCAACGACCGCCTCGGACAAGGGCAAAGCATCCTCTTCAAGTATAAGGAATGCGAATGGGCTATTCGGGTGTACCCCGACAAGCCGTTCTTCACGTGCCAGGCCGCCTTTGTCAACAATGGCAAGAAACCAGTCAAGATCCGGGCGCTTAGCCCCTGGTTCCTGGGAGAAGGCAACAATGGCGCGCTGTCACTGGGCGCGCAGCCCGAGTCGGCGGTCTTTCTCCAGAATCCTTCATCTTTCCCTGGACCGCCTCAGTTTCCCGGGGTTACTACCGGCTCGGGAGCGGGGCTCTGGTATCTCGCGGGGTTCAATCCCGCTTCCCGCCAGACTCTCATCGCCGGTTTCGTAACTTCCGATACGGGTTACGGCTCTCTAAGACTTGGGCGGACCTCAAAGGCGAAGGAAGAACTCTTCAATCAGTTCGAGACCATCTGTTACTACGATCCGCCGGTCGAGGTGCCGGCCGGCGGTACCGTGCAATCGGAGGTCCTTTACGTTTCCGTGGCAGAGAGAACACCTCTCGAAGGCCTTGAACGCTACGGCCATGCTGTCGCTGCCGTGAATGAGGTGCCCTTCCGCAGACCCCCGCTCCCACACGGAACGACCGCTCTGTCAAAACCGCACGGACAGCTTTCTGAACAATCCGTACTCCAAGAAGCCGCTGTGATGGGAAAGGACCTGCTCCGTTACGGATGGGACAACATCGCCATCGGCCAGGGTTGGGAAAAAGCCCCTGGCCTTTACGAACCGGATGAAACAGCGTTCCCGAGGGGCTTTGCTCCGCTTGTAAGCGAGATCCACGGCCGTGGAATGAAAGCCAGCCTCTTCCTGAATCCTTTTGTCGTGCCGGCCGAATCCCCGCTGACTTCAAACCATCCCGAATGGCTGGTCCCCGTAGCGCCATGGGCGACTGCTTCGCTGCCTGAGAACGCCCGCATTCTTGATGTGACCGTCCCCGAGGCCGATGCCTATGTCCGTGACCTCTTTGCCAAAGTGAGCACGACATGGGGATTCGATGCCGTTGAAGGTCTGAACATACCGTATGGAGTCCTTGCCGCGGATTCGTATAGGAACCCCTCGCTCACCCGGCTGGACGTCCTCCGCCTCGCGATGTCGGCGGCGGAACAGGGCATGGGAGCCGCCAAAGCTATTTCGGCCACGGGTTCCCTGCCGGCGCTCTGCGTCCGCGCACACGTGATGGAACTCACGGGCGACGTCGCTCCGTTGTGGACAGGAAACGACACGCACCTGGGATTCCTGGATGTCTTCGACGCGGCTTCCCTTCGTTATTTCTTCTCGCCTTATCTGTACACCCCTTCTTTCGGCGCGGCTTACTTCGATACACCGGCATTGGCGGCACGCTGGCCCGGGCTCGAGAGGCCTGTGCTTACGCGGGACCAGACCGTCGCATGGCTCACAGCCATCGCCATCAACGGCGGCGTCATCAAGGTCGGCAACACATTTGCCGAGTTGGACGAGGAACAGAAAGGCATTCTCAAGAAACTGTTGCCGCCCCTGCCCCGGCCGGCCCACCCCCTGGACTTGTATGAAAACAAGCCTGCGCGCATCTGGTCGGCGAATGTGCGAACAAAAGCCGGGGAATGGTTCTATGCGGCGGTCTTCAACTGGTCTGCCACCGAGCAGCCTGCAACAACGCTTTACCTCAGCGAACTCGGAATGAGCCCCGAGAACATCTATACCGTGTTTGATTTCTGGGCCGACCGCTACTTCGGCCTTGCCCAGGGCCAGCTCAACGTGCAGGTGGCCCCGGGCAGCGTCCGCCTGCTCGGATTCCGCCTTTTCGAGAAACGCCCGCTCCTGGTGGCATCGACGAGTCATTTTGCTCAAGGCGCCTTGGAAACCACAGCGCTCGAATGGGACGCTGCCACGAAGGAGCTGCGCGGACAGGCCAAAGCCATTCCCGATACAAATTACGGTCTCCGCATTCTGGTTCCGGCGCCCTTCGAGGTTTCTGAGGCCGCAGTTTCAGGGGCTCAGCCGGAAGTGGCTGCCAAAGGCGACGTCCTTGAGGTGAACTTCTACAACCAGGAGGCCCAGGAAGTTCGCTGGTACGTCCGATTCTGAAGCGTTGCGCATCCTCTTACCGCGGAGTGCTGTCCTTCACAGTCTGACGATAGATTTCCCATGCAATGGCCCCGTTGACAATGCCGGATGCGGGTAGAATCTGGATGTCGTATCCTTCCAGAGGCACGCAGGCATCGCACCAGGACCACATCGGGTCAATCCAGATGACGGCAGGGTCACCCACGTAATCACGGTGTTGCAGCACCGAAACGTACACCACGTTTGCCCCTTGAGTTCGTGCCCCTTCGAGCAGCCGGTAGGGCGGGTGCTGGTAACCGATATGAATCAATACATCGCCCGGAGCGTATTCCTGGCCAAGCGTTGGCTCATTGAGAAAACCTGCATTCCACGGCGCGGACTCGAAGACCTGGCCTATGGGCGTCTTGCCGATTTCATCGGGAAACAGATGCCCCATGCTGTACATCGCGAGCCGGTGTCCGTCGGCGCGCGCACCGGCAGCCCATGCAGCAGCACGGCTCAAACGGTCCGTCTCCTCGCGTTCGACGCGCCGCAACATGGCTCCAACAACGTCGATATACCTTCCGCCCAAGCGGCCAGGGTCGATAGGCGGAACCTCGTGGTGCTCGTGGTACAACACACCCTGCTTGAGATACTTGTCCATGCGCGCATAGGCGCCATACATGCCGATGCTCTCGAACATCACCGGCATCCGCCCGCGCCGGGTCAAGGCGGCCACAAGTTCCGCCGTGAACACCCATCCCTGCGCCGCTGCAGCAAGCCTGGGTGATATGTCATATGCCTCCGCGTGCGCCGAAAACGCGACGATGCCCTCCGCCTCCATCTTGTCGCCCACCACGACGACCAAGGCGCCGGATGCCAAGACGCCTTCAGGCGCCGCCAGTTCAGGCCCCGGCGCATAGAGCACGACATCTCCTTTCGCGGGAAGCTTATCGTGAAGCGGGCGAATCAACATCAGCCCGCCGGCCCGGCCGCACATTTCGCTCACAAACGCGCTGTCTCCCCCCGCGTAAAGGCCGCCCCCGGCGTCCAGGTTTCCTGCCGCGGCGTCTGCCGGAGCCGTCATCGCTCCAATATCTCCCCGGCACAACTCGAGCGTTTCGGCAACACGCAACAGATAGGATTCTTGCGGCGGGGATTGTTCCGCGGAAGCAAGATTCACTNNNNNNNNNNNNNNNNNNNNNNNNNNNNNNNNNNNNNNNNNNNNNNNNNNNNNNNNNNNNNNNNNNNNNNNNNNNNNNNNNNNNNNNNNNNNNNNNNNNNAGCGACCTCGTCCGCGGGCGCGTTTCGTTTCTGCGCCTCCGCCAGATACTGCCGGGAGGCAGTGGCGTTGCCTTGGGCCATCGAGAGGTCGCATAAGGCCAGCCATGGAGCATATTCACCCGGATACGCTTCTGTAGCGCGCTGGAGGTAGTCATGAGCGCGTTTAGCCTGCCGCAACTGTAGAGACAACACGCCGAGCGACAGCAGAGGCATCCGCACGCCCGCCATGCCGGCTGGCGCGGACAGGAGATACGTTTCTGCCGGCGCCCAGTCCCCTTGGCTGGCGCACATCTGGGCCAACTGCACCCACAACGCACCCTGTTGTTCGGCCGGGCCCGGAGGCGCCGGCCAGTCCGACAAGAACACTTGCGCCTGCCCCATTCTTGCCCGGACAAACCCGAGCAAGACCCACGCGCCAACACTGCTGCTATCATCCGCAAGCGCGCTCTCGAGAAGATATGACGCCTGAAGCGGACGGCGGCGTCCCACCAGGGATTGAGCTCTCAAGAGTCGCGCCTCCCGGCTGCCGGCATCAGCGGCCTCGAGCTCCTGCGCCCTATTCTCCACACCCCGGACTTGCTGCGCCGCCGTCTGTACCGCTTTCAATTCCTCGCCGAACGCGACTTGGCCTTTCTCAGTCTTTTCAGCCGCGGCCGCAAGCGTGCGCGCGGCGTCCTCGAACTGCCCCGTCCTTGCCAGGACGCTCGCGTACGAAGCCAATGCTTCAGCGGGGATTTCTCCCAATCCACTCGCGTATTCGTAATAGTCCAACGCACGCAAGAAGCCTTGATGATCATCTGTCTCTGAAGCCTTCGTCTGCACTGCATGGGCTATCTCGAGAGCGCATGCCTGATTCGAGCTGTCTTTCCGCAACGATGACATGAAGTTTTCCACAGCTGCCCCGGCGTCTCCCGTTTGCGCGCACGCCAATCCCAAAAAGTAGAGCGGCTCCGCCGAAAGCGTTTCTGGCGGCAGAGCGCCAAGAACGTCGCGTCCGAAACCGAAGTTCTCCATGGCACTGGCATGCAACTCGGATGCCTCGGTCTCGTAACCACTTTCCCGCAGACGTTTCTCCATGGCCAATTGTTGCCGGGCCGTCTGAACATACACGGTCCCGAGACGTTCCTTGGGGAGAGTCTGACCGGGCGCTTTTTCAACCGCGTCGCGCCACAACAGGACCTCGCTCTGCCACATCGTAGTCCGGGCATACGTCGTCACACCCAGGAGCAGTATCAACACGGCACAAACCACGCCCGAGACCGTACGAATCGTTGGGTGGTGAGGGAGCTTCGCAAATCCCCACGGCAAGAACCACGCGAGGCCCGCCAACGGCAAGTACAGCATCCTGTCGGCGAGGACCGCCGCCGCCGGCACAGCCAATGCGCCGCCCAGCAGTGCAAACCCGAACCACGCAACCGAAGCGCCGCCAACCGTGCGTCCGCGAAATGCGAAAGCAGCGCCCAAAACCGCCAGGACTGACAGAACCGCCAAGATGCTCAAGGCAGGCACGACGGTTTCCCAGGGGACGGGCGCAACGCTCAGCCCGAATGGCCACACCGCGCGCAAAGCGGCCTGACCGGCGCCAGCGGCGCCTGCGACGGAGTTTTCGGCCATCGCGCGAAGTTCGCCCCATGGCTCGGCTTGAGCGGCCAACATGGCGGACAGCATAAGCCCCAGGACAGCAAGATACCCGAGCAGCGGAAGGAATCGTTTCCAGGAGAGCGCCGATCCGCCCGTAACAGCCTCTATCACGGTGATCAGGAAAGGCCCGCACCAGGCGCCTCCCCAAGAGCCAACGGCACAGGCATACGCGACAAGACCAAGACCGAGATACCCCAATCTCAGTTCCTTCCGATCGCGAGTCGCGCGAAGATAGAACATAACAGACACGAGCACAAAGAACGCGCCAAGCAATTGGGCCCGTCCTGCGAGGGATGCCACTGCCTCGACATTGGCCGGGTGAAGAACGAAGACCGCCCCCGACAGCATCGCCGCCGCTTCGGGGACCCGGTTCCCAAGAAGGCGGCGGCATACCAGGAAGACCAATACGCCGTTCACGAGATGCAACAGCACATTAAGAGCATGAAACGATGCCGCATTCCCAGGGGTAACTTCCCAGTTCATCGCCAGGGCAAGAAGAGTCAGCGGAGCGAGGGCGTCTACTGCCTGTGATTCGGGCCAGCGCGCCACCGAGTGCAAGGCTTCATTCCGGACGAGGAATCTTTCATCAGCGGCATGGAAGGGAATGGCAAATGCAGCGGAATATGCGATAAGCCCAGCGATAATGATCAGGAAGGAGCCTGCCCACACCATGGCTCTATCGAGGCCTTCGACGCCCTTCAGTATTGGCGCCACCAGTCGTTTGTCCAGTTCCGTATTGCCCGTACTCTCCGCAACCCCGGCCGGCGGCTGGCTGTCTGGCTTGTGTGGTTCTTCGGTCACGCGCGTCTCCTGCGTATCCACTCCCGGCTGTTCCGGCTGAAAAGCGCCTAATGATAACACGCGCCCGAGGAGCTTCTAAAACCGTCTCCGGAGCATCAGGCCGCGCGCTTCCGCAACATGCGGGCAGAGAACCGTACGGCATTCGCCATGACAAGTACGGCCGCCCCCCCGATTAGGCCCCACATGCCCCAAACCTTCGACGGAGCAATACCAGCATACTCAAGATAGAGGGTAGCCCACTTCCCCGATGTCTCCGCTCCCGCCGCCTGCTGAATGGACCATTTTTCGACAGGCAGCACGCTTTCCCGGTGAAGCCCAAGCGTCTCTTTCTTGCCGCCCGGAAAGCCAATGTTCAACACATAGATCGGCACCTTCTCTGATACGGACGGGGAGAATACCACCGATTCACCGCCGGCGATCACGACCTCCTCCTGCCGCAACCGCAGTATTCGTGTGTCGCTCTCGAGGCGCAGTTCCTTGAGGGGGGACTCTGCCTGAGGAAGATAGACGGCGGATTCCAGCGCCTGATCCAGCCGGAACTCCCATCGGGCCGCTTCGAGCGCTTGAACCTGCCCCCGCTCGAGCATCCAGCGGGATTTTTCCGCGCCGTTTTCGAAAAGCACAACCAGCATGGTGTCCGCCTGCCAGGAATACCCCATCACAACGAAGCGCGCCCGTGTCGGGTACGAAAAACGCAGCAAGCCATCTTCCGTTGCGCTGTTGGCGGGCACCCAGACATCCTTCACGTTTCCTTCCCGGCCCACTTTGAACCGAATCGCCGCTTCGCCTTGGCCTCCGGAGACGCCCCCCTCCCGAACTTCGGCAAGAACCACCTCGGTGCCATCGCTCAACTGAATACCGGTCCCGATGATGAACGAATCGAACCAGTTCACGGCGCCGTCTTCCTCCACTCCCCACCGCGCAGACTCGATACCCGGTACGCCTTGTCCCAGCGATTGCAGGGCCGCCTCCTCTGATGCCACCCACAAGAACCGGAATACCAGGTCATCTCCCAATTCCAGCCAATCCCCGTGTTCGGCCACGATGCCTTCGACCCACTCCCCTTGGTCTCGCCGCAGCGCCACAACCGCCAGAGAGGTCCCCCCTGATTCAGCCGGTTCGGAAATGATTCCTCCCCACGCGCGGATTTCGCGCATGACGAAGCTCTCGCCGCCAAGAACGACGGCTGTGCCCGGAGCAAAAGGTATGCGCTGTTCCCCTGCGTCTCGTGATATCTTTATCTCCGGGTCCGTGGGAGCGGTTTCTTCGAGCGTTATTTCGCCCAGCGTCACTGAAAACGGCAGTTCAACGACCTCATAGACTTTCTGAAGATCTTCCAGATGCGGCGGTTTCCACACATAGTACGGCAACAGGTCGACTCCCGCCCGTTCAACGATCTTCAAGCGTGCATGCGGGCTGTCGTCCATCTTAGGCGGGCGGGGACGCACAACAAGCCGCGAAGGAACGCCTTGGTGTAACCACATCTCCCCGAAGAACAGCGGCTCGGTTCGCGCATCTTGCACCTCAATGAGAAGAAATGCGGCGCCGGCTGCCAGAAGCGCTGCGCCAACAAGGGATACGGCGCGGTACACCATCACTTAAACCTGGTCTTCCGCCAACGACTCCTTGACGGCTTCAGGCGCAGGCATAGGGTGCTCTAAACGCTTGGGTTCGGCCTTTGCCGCGCCTACTGCACGCGAAAGCCCCGCCATCGCGCTGTAAAGCGTCGGCACAACAATCAGGGTCAACAACG encodes the following:
- a CDS encoding Gfo/Idh/MocA family oxidoreductase; this encodes MKKRIISAATIGAGSIAQHCHMPGYARSPHAELTAFADPDPARHREIKKLFPAARGYKTHEEMFANEKLDVVSICTPNKFHAEGVFAALDAGCHVLCEKPMATTLDDARKMDAAAKKARKLLMIGFTHRTFAGNKQCKEILTKRGLGKPFMVRLRFAHGGPFPGWAKNDWFYNKDLAAGGALLDMGIHAIDLALWLMGPIRAVTAKTAAIVKRIEVDDNALMLLEFASGALGYIEVGWTSKPGFTGFEVYGTKGSLICDYNKGLQLCGGKASAGEDSVSEWKVLDKNPAVGGWPAEMVEWLEILRGKRRLTMTGQDGINALAVALAAYKSSKTGRRVEVG
- a CDS encoding alpha-galactosidase; the encoded protein is MSFKAKAEWSVLAVIVTVLGCAAGPIYRPGQEYRTLSGAEYELAVQKNGRVDVMLRSGQVVFANAQPMVWYADKKGLEPLPIKGRATVREQVNDRLGQGQSILFKYKECEWAIRVYPDKPFFTCQAAFVNNGKKPVKIRALSPWFLGEGNNGALSLGAQPESAVFLQNPSSFPGPPQFPGVTTGSGAGLWYLAGFNPASRQTLIAGFVTSDTGYGSLRLGRTSKAKEELFNQFETICYYDPPVEVPAGGTVQSEVLYVSVAERTPLEGLERYGHAVAAVNEVPFRRPPLPHGTTALSKPHGQLSEQSVLQEAAVMGKDLLRYGWDNIAIGQGWEKAPGLYEPDETAFPRGFAPLVSEIHGRGMKASLFLNPFVVPAESPLTSNHPEWLVPVAPWATASLPENARILDVTVPEADAYVRDLFAKVSTTWGFDAVEGLNIPYGVLAADSYRNPSLTRLDVLRLAMSAAEQGMGAAKAISATGSLPALCVRAHVMELTGDVAPLWTGNDTHLGFLDVFDAASLRYFFSPYLYTPSFGAAYFDTPALAARWPGLERPVLTRDQTVAWLTAIAINGGVIKVGNTFAELDEEQKGILKKLLPPLPRPAHPLDLYENKPARIWSANVRTKAGEWFYAAVFNWSATEQPATTLYLSELGMSPENIYTVFDFWADRYFGLAQGQLNVQVAPGSVRLLGFRLFEKRPLLVASTSHFAQGALETTALEWDAATKELRGQAKAIPDTNYGLRILVPAPFEVSEAAVSGAQPEVAAKGDVLEVNFYNQEAQEVRWYVRF